GCGGCGGGCGCATCAAGCTCGCCGGTGAGGTCTGGTCGGCACGCTCACTCGACGCCGACCAGATCTTCGAACCCGGCCGGCAGGTGGACGTCGTGGACATCGACGGTGCAACGGCCGTCGTCATGTGAGCGAACCGGTCACACGGCAGGCCGTAGTCTGCCAAACTCGAAGTCGATCATCATGAGAATGCGACCGTCTTGACCGATCGACCTCGATCACCGCGATCCGTCGGCAACCGAAGGGCACGAGGCACACGATGCAACCGATCATCATCGTCCTGATCATTCTGGTGGTGCTCGTCTTCATCGCCCTGATCAAGACGATCCAGGTCATCCCTCAGGCCAGTGCCGCGATCGTCGAGCGCTTCGGCCGCTACACGCGCACACTCAACGCCGGGCTGAACATCGTCGTCCCGTTCATCGACTCGATCCGCAACAGGATCGACCTCCGTGAACAGGTCGTCCCCTTCCCGCCCCAGCCGGTGATCACCCAGGACAACCTCGTCGTCAACATCGACACCGTCATCTACTACCAGGTGACCGACGCCCGCGCCGCGACGTACGAAGTCGCCAGCTACATCCAGGCGATCGAGCAGCTGACCGTCACCACCCTCCGCAACATCATCGGCGGCATGGACCTCGAGAGGACCCTGACCTCCCGCGAGGAGATCAACGCGGCACTGCGCGGAGTCCTCGACGAGGCCACCGGCAAGTGGGGCATCCGCGTCAACCGCGTCGAGCTCAAGGCCATCGAACCGCCCACCTCCATCCAGGACTCGATGGAGAAGCAGATGCGCGCCGACCGTGACAAGCGCGCCGCGATCCTCACCGCCGAAGGAATCAGGCAGTCCGCGATCCTCACCGCGGAAGGCGAGAAGCAGTCCGCGATCCTGCGCGCCGAAGGTGAGGCCAAGGCATCGGCCCTGCGCGCCGAGGGTGAGGCCCAGGCCATCCGCACGGTCTTCGAGTCCATCCACGCCGGGGACCCGGACCAGAAGCTCCTCTCGTACCAGTACCTCCAGATGCTCCCCAAGATCGCCGAGGGCGACGCCAACAAGCTCTGGATCGTGCCCAGCGAGATCGGCGACGCGCTCAAGGGACTCAGCGGTGCCTTCGGCAACCTCGGCAGCGGTGCGCCCGGCTTCAACACCGGTACGGAGCGCAGGGAGCAGCCCCCGGTCGAATGACCGTGAAACACCTTCGTGCATGATCAGTGAGGCCCCTCGACCTTGATGGCGGGGAGGCATCACTGACCATCGAAGGAGATGGCCTTGTCCATCTGGGAAATGCTCGCCGTCCTCGCCGCCGGGGTCGGCGCCGGCACGATCAACACCATCGTCGGCTCCGGCACGTTGATCACCTTTCCGGTACTGCTCGCGACCGGTCTGCCTCCGGTCACCGCGACCGTGTCCAACGCCCTCGGCCTGATCCCCGGTTCGATCAGCGGGGCCATCGGCTACCGCGCGGAACTCGCGGGCCAGCGCCGCCGGATCCTGAAGCTGAGCGTCGGCGCGCTCATCGGCGGCCTCACCGGTGCCACCCTCCTGCTGGCCCTGCCCTCCACGGCGTTCGAGACGATCGTCCCCGTCCTGGTGGCCCTCGCGCTGGTCCTGGTCATCCTGCAGCCGCGCATCAGCCGGGCCGTGCAACGCCGTCGTGAGCGCACCGGCACGGCCGCCCGCCCCGACGGCGGGCCGCTCCTGTTCACGGGCCTGATGCTCGCCAGCGTCTACGGCGGCTACTTCACGGCGGCCCAGGGCATCATCTACCTCTCCCTGATGGGCATGCTGCTCGACGACACGATGCAGCGTCTGAACGCCGTCAAGAACGTCCTCGCCGCAGTCGTCAACAGCGTCGCCGCGCTCTTCTTCCTCTTCGTCGCGGACTTCGACTGGACGGCGGTCGTCCTCATCGCGGTGGGTTCCGCGATCGGCGGCCAGGTGGGCGCCAAGGTCGGCCGCCGGCTCAGCCCGGGCTTCCTGCGTGCCCTGATCGTCGTCGTCGGCACCGCGGCCATCGTCCAACTGCTGCTGCGCTGACGGTCGGGAGCCCGCCGAGCCCGCCCCCTCCGAGGAGACGAGGGGACGGGCTCCGCATACGTTCGTCCGCTGCGGCTAAGCCGCCGAGCGCGCCAGCCACTCCGGCAGCGCCGACCGGTCGCCCACGCCCAGCGCGAGCAGCATCGCGTCCGCCGGCGAAGGCACGAAGGGCTGACGCAGCAGAGGCATGTCCGCCTGCTCCGGTGTCCGCGCCGCCTTGCGGTGGTTGTCCTCCGCGCACGAGGCCACGGTGTTCAGCCAGGTGTCCTGGCCACCCTGGGCCCGGGGCACCACGTGGTCCACGGTGCTGGCCCGCCGCCCGCAGTACGCACACCGGTGCTGGTCCCGTATCAGCACGCCCCGTCTGGACCACGGCGCGTGTCTTCGGAAGGGCACCCGTACGTACCGGCAGAGCCTGATCACCTGCGGCACCGGAATGTCCACGGCGGCACCACGCATACGGAGTCCGGGATGCGACTGCTCGACGACGGCCTTGTCCTGAAGGATCAGGACGACCGCGCGGTTCAGCGTCACCGTCGACAGCGGCTCGAAGCTCGCGTTGAGTACAAGTGTGTCCCGCATCCCGCCCACCTCCCGTGTGCCGCCCGTCTGTCGGCGGGCCCGGAACAACTCTGTCCGGGCGGACCGTGATGGACAACGCAATAAAAAGTGCCCTGCCCTGATCTCTCCAAGACCAGGGCAGGGCAAACGGGAGGCGAACGTTCAGCTTTCCGGGGCGGTGTACTCCCCGATCAGCTGGGCCCGGCCCAGCGTGTGGAAACGCAGGTTGAATCCGACCACGGCGGGCGAGGCGTCACTGTCCGGACCGAGCTTCTCGGTGTCCACGGCGTACACGGTGAAGACGTAACGGTGGT
The DNA window shown above is from Streptomyces sp. Alt3 and carries:
- a CDS encoding HNH endonuclease translates to MRDTLVLNASFEPLSTVTLNRAVVLILQDKAVVEQSHPGLRMRGAAVDIPVPQVIRLCRYVRVPFRRHAPWSRRGVLIRDQHRCAYCGRRASTVDHVVPRAQGGQDTWLNTVASCAEDNHRKAARTPEQADMPLLRQPFVPSPADAMLLALGVGDRSALPEWLARSAA
- a CDS encoding SPFH domain-containing protein, whose translation is MQPIIIVLIILVVLVFIALIKTIQVIPQASAAIVERFGRYTRTLNAGLNIVVPFIDSIRNRIDLREQVVPFPPQPVITQDNLVVNIDTVIYYQVTDARAATYEVASYIQAIEQLTVTTLRNIIGGMDLERTLTSREEINAALRGVLDEATGKWGIRVNRVELKAIEPPTSIQDSMEKQMRADRDKRAAILTAEGIRQSAILTAEGEKQSAILRAEGEAKASALRAEGEAQAIRTVFESIHAGDPDQKLLSYQYLQMLPKIAEGDANKLWIVPSEIGDALKGLSGAFGNLGSGAPGFNTGTERREQPPVE
- a CDS encoding sulfite exporter TauE/SafE family protein, giving the protein MSIWEMLAVLAAGVGAGTINTIVGSGTLITFPVLLATGLPPVTATVSNALGLIPGSISGAIGYRAELAGQRRRILKLSVGALIGGLTGATLLLALPSTAFETIVPVLVALALVLVILQPRISRAVQRRRERTGTAARPDGGPLLFTGLMLASVYGGYFTAAQGIIYLSLMGMLLDDTMQRLNAVKNVLAAVVNSVAALFFLFVADFDWTAVVLIAVGSAIGGQVGAKVGRRLSPGFLRALIVVVGTAAIVQLLLR